From Solwaraspora sp. WMMD1047, the proteins below share one genomic window:
- a CDS encoding ABC transporter ATP-binding protein — protein sequence MAREALSLAGPVRGRIIGGMALRAVEGALACGPAILAVAAITDLAAAPLSMSMLAGYAAGCLTLIAAQSTVALVAARLTWTAGYTSGAWLRCTGTRRLVGPWPGQRGLLSGDDVVTVLGSDTRVVENYLGWSLPEIARLAATPVVAFVALVVVAPPVAAVVAVVLAVGWPVYRWAQARYARFATDHRDSRAELDRAVIEHVDGIEVIRAFGLVEQRGNTLARAVSDYRDINTRILRRVVPAYSAFTLLIDLLVVAALAGAALAAAAGGAGAGAQLGGALILALRVAQPLGELAGRLDSLPRTAASVARVRRWHDQQTAEQAVDTAHAVGLVLDAAVLAYDDSRTAAVDGVTLKCPPGTLTVVVGPSGAGKTSLLHLAARIWPPTSGGVHTPEMIALMPQRPSLFSGTVADNIRAGRPGADAELVEAAARAAALHHAVIAMPDGYDAEVGELGNRLSGGERQRLALARALLTDAPLLLLDEPVSALDTGHEQQVIETLTQLRDRGTAVVVVTHRLAIAPAADQVVVMEDGRITDSGTHARVLVVSATYRALWEAHERAGHWRLSTLD from the coding sequence GTGGCTCGCGAGGCGCTCAGCCTGGCCGGCCCCGTACGGGGCCGCATCATCGGCGGGATGGCGCTGCGAGCTGTGGAAGGGGCACTGGCGTGCGGGCCGGCGATCCTCGCGGTCGCGGCTATCACCGACCTGGCCGCCGCGCCGTTGAGCATGTCGATGCTGGCCGGGTACGCGGCGGGATGCCTGACCCTGATCGCCGCGCAGTCCACCGTCGCACTGGTCGCGGCGCGGTTGACCTGGACAGCCGGCTACACCAGTGGGGCGTGGCTGCGTTGCACCGGTACGCGCAGGCTCGTCGGGCCTTGGCCGGGACAGCGTGGCCTGCTCAGCGGCGACGATGTCGTCACCGTCCTGGGCAGCGACACCCGGGTGGTGGAGAACTATCTCGGCTGGTCGCTGCCGGAGATCGCCCGGCTGGCGGCCACACCGGTCGTCGCGTTCGTGGCGCTGGTGGTCGTCGCGCCGCCGGTGGCCGCTGTGGTCGCGGTCGTCCTCGCCGTGGGGTGGCCGGTCTACCGGTGGGCGCAGGCCCGGTATGCCCGGTTCGCCACCGATCACCGCGACAGCCGGGCCGAGCTGGACCGGGCGGTCATCGAGCACGTCGACGGGATCGAGGTGATCCGCGCGTTCGGCCTGGTCGAGCAGCGCGGCAACACTCTGGCCCGGGCGGTCTCCGACTACCGAGACATCAATACCCGCATCCTGCGCCGGGTCGTCCCCGCCTACTCCGCGTTCACCCTGCTCATCGACCTGCTCGTGGTGGCCGCGCTGGCAGGCGCGGCGCTCGCCGCCGCAGCTGGCGGCGCCGGAGCCGGGGCGCAACTCGGCGGGGCGCTGATACTCGCGCTGCGTGTCGCCCAGCCGCTCGGCGAACTGGCGGGACGGCTGGACAGCCTGCCCCGCACGGCCGCGTCCGTCGCCCGGGTCCGGCGCTGGCACGACCAGCAGACCGCCGAACAGGCGGTGGATACCGCCCATGCCGTCGGCTTGGTGCTCGATGCCGCGGTTCTGGCCTACGACGACTCGCGCACAGCCGCCGTCGACGGCGTGACGCTGAAATGCCCGCCGGGCACGCTCACCGTGGTCGTCGGCCCCTCCGGAGCGGGCAAGACGTCGCTTCTACACCTCGCAGCACGCATCTGGCCGCCGACCAGCGGAGGCGTGCACACGCCGGAGATGATCGCGTTGATGCCGCAGCGGCCATCGCTGTTCTCCGGGACCGTCGCCGACAACATCCGCGCCGGGCGGCCCGGCGCGGACGCCGAACTGGTCGAGGCCGCCGCCCGCGCCGCTGCCCTGCACCACGCCGTCATCGCGATGCCCGACGGTTACGACGCCGAGGTGGGAGAACTGGGCAACCGGCTCTCCGGCGGCGAACGCCAGCGGCTGGCGCTGGCCCGAGCACTGCTCACCGACGCCCCGCTGCTGTTGCTCGACGAGCCGGTCTCGGCCCTGGACACCGGCCATGAACAGCAGGTGATCGAGACCCTGACCCAGTTGCGGGACCGGGGCACCGCAGTCGTTGTCGTCACGCATCGCCTCGCGATCGCACCGGCAGCGGACCAGGTCGTGGTTATGGAAGACGGCAGAATCACCGATTCCGGCACGCACGCACGCGTGCTGGTAGTCAGCGCGACGTACCGCGCCTTGTGGGAAGCCCATGAGCGCGCCGGCCATTGGCGGCTGTCGACCCTTGACTGA
- a CDS encoding transcriptional repressor gives MTRNADDRVAAALTMLRGRGHRRTVGRQAVLEALVNATHLSAAQVRDRLAAQGLRVDLSTVHRTLGVLVRAELVHVVPMRGRLSYGMADHPHHHAVCGSCGTTRQLPTELVAAVLRRVNTNDFSVGPDGRDGGVVVYGRCGGCQPGAAR, from the coding sequence GTGACGAGGAACGCCGACGACCGCGTCGCGGCGGCACTCACGATGCTGCGCGGACGCGGCCACCGACGCACCGTAGGGCGTCAGGCCGTGCTAGAGGCGTTGGTCAACGCGACTCACCTCAGTGCCGCCCAGGTCCGTGACCGTCTTGCCGCGCAGGGCCTGCGGGTCGATCTGTCGACGGTGCACCGCACCCTCGGCGTGCTGGTACGAGCGGAATTGGTGCACGTGGTCCCGATGCGCGGCAGGCTCAGCTACGGCATGGCGGATCACCCCCACCACCACGCGGTCTGTGGATCCTGCGGGACGACCCGTCAGTTACCGACGGAACTGGTGGCCGCCGTACTGCGGCGGGTGAACACCAACGACTTCAGCGTCGGCCCGGACGGCCGCGACGGTGGCGTCGTCGTCTACGGCAGATGCGGCGGCTGCCAACCGGGGGCAGCACGGTGA
- a CDS encoding iron ABC transporter permease, which translates to MAKAIPSPSTLGKNPAREDAGVLRGTVSCAVLAVALVLACLMSVGSGQVPVPVGTVADVLLHRLTGWGEITWDVTAEDIVVNLRLPRVLLAVIVGAGLAIAGTLVQAIARNPLADPYLLGVSQGASVGAVAVIVLGTAGFGVTSTSMAAVLGAAVSFALVAALGRAAGADSVMRLLLAGVAVGYGLQAVVNFLLLMADNPGETSSALFWLVGSLGAAQWPMLALPAVVTVAVGGLALAAGRQLDALLLGDETATSLGIRPQVLRAVLATLAAILTGALVAVSGAIGFVGLVVPHAVRLVLGAGHRRVLPAAALSGALFLVVADLLARTVLAPREMPIGVVTGVVGAPVLAFLLVRRRRVAG; encoded by the coding sequence ATGGCGAAGGCGATTCCCTCGCCCTCCACCCTGGGCAAGAACCCGGCTCGCGAAGACGCCGGCGTGCTGCGCGGGACGGTGTCCTGCGCGGTCCTTGCCGTCGCGCTGGTGCTCGCGTGTCTGATGTCGGTGGGGTCCGGGCAGGTTCCGGTTCCGGTCGGCACCGTCGCGGACGTGCTGCTGCATCGGCTTACCGGCTGGGGCGAGATCACCTGGGACGTCACCGCGGAGGACATCGTCGTCAACCTCCGCCTGCCGCGGGTGCTCCTGGCAGTGATCGTGGGGGCTGGGCTGGCCATCGCCGGCACTCTCGTGCAGGCGATCGCGCGTAACCCGTTGGCGGATCCGTATCTGTTGGGCGTGTCGCAGGGCGCCTCGGTGGGTGCGGTCGCGGTGATCGTCCTGGGTACTGCCGGGTTCGGGGTGACCTCGACGTCGATGGCGGCGGTGCTGGGCGCGGCCGTATCGTTCGCGCTGGTGGCGGCGCTGGGTCGCGCGGCGGGTGCGGACAGTGTGATGCGGTTGCTGCTGGCCGGTGTGGCGGTCGGGTACGGGCTGCAGGCGGTGGTGAACTTCCTGCTGTTGATGGCCGACAATCCTGGTGAGACGAGTTCGGCGCTGTTCTGGCTGGTCGGGTCGCTGGGGGCGGCGCAGTGGCCGATGCTCGCGCTGCCGGCTGTGGTGACCGTGGCAGTCGGCGGGCTCGCGTTGGCCGCGGGCCGCCAGTTGGACGCGCTGCTGCTCGGCGACGAGACTGCGACCAGCCTCGGCATCCGGCCGCAGGTGCTGCGGGCCGTGCTGGCGACGCTGGCCGCGATCCTGACGGGAGCGCTCGTGGCCGTTTCCGGCGCGATCGGTTTCGTGGGCCTGGTGGTTCCGCATGCGGTGCGGCTGGTCCTCGGTGCCGGGCACCGGCGGGTGCTGCCAGCTGCGGCGTTGTCAGGTGCGTTGTTCCTCGTCGTCGCGGACCTTCTGGCCCGTACCGTGCTGGCGCCCCGGGAGATGCCGATCGGGGTGGTCACCGGTGTGGTCGGCGCTCCGGTGCTGGCCTTCCTGCTGGTGCGGCGGCGTCGGGTGGCCGGGTGA
- a CDS encoding transcriptional repressor, giving the protein MNRTSGGSRTELAWRLLAGVGARRTQARVLVVEVLARASGHLSVAAIHQQIAATRPEINVSTVHRTVAFLLEQGVAHVLPWPGEAQYGLNDSPHVHAICEECGAHVELPADDLGSAVAAAQRSSDLDLGPAGLALFGRCAGCRSRRPSG; this is encoded by the coding sequence ATGAACAGGACCAGCGGCGGTAGCCGGACAGAGCTGGCCTGGCGACTTCTCGCCGGGGTGGGTGCGCGGCGTACCCAGGCGCGGGTGTTGGTTGTCGAGGTTCTGGCGCGGGCATCGGGACATCTGTCGGTCGCGGCGATTCACCAACAGATCGCCGCCACCCGCCCGGAGATCAATGTGTCGACGGTGCACCGGACCGTGGCCTTCCTACTGGAGCAGGGCGTCGCGCATGTGCTGCCCTGGCCGGGCGAGGCTCAGTACGGACTGAATGACAGTCCGCACGTGCACGCCATCTGCGAGGAGTGCGGTGCGCATGTTGAACTACCGGCCGACGATCTCGGTTCGGCGGTGGCGGCGGCGCAACGTTCCAGCGACCTCGATCTGGGGCCGGCCGGGTTGGCGCTGTTTGGCCGTTGTGCGGGCTGCCGGAGCCGGCGGCCGTCAGGTTAG
- a CDS encoding GNAT family N-acetyltransferase, whose translation MRRLPTGGSTVITIRPATGAALLAQTAPLQRIYHESFSGPPWSESADKLAAFPTHLRDQLSHPGAGGCLAFDGADLVGATYGWTAPARLPRGTEFEVAVADAAPPEAIPRMVAPSTVVAELMVTGTHRRRGVARRLLETYLAGKPAAWLVTHRDGDAPAFYRRTGWREESAFRSVGNPLLLFTWSGH comes from the coding sequence ATGCGGCGGCTGCCAACCGGGGGCAGCACGGTGATCACCATCCGACCAGCCACCGGAGCGGCTCTGCTCGCGCAGACCGCCCCGCTCCAGCGGATCTACCACGAGTCCTTCTCCGGGCCACCCTGGTCGGAGTCGGCGGACAAGCTGGCCGCCTTCCCCACCCACCTTCGTGACCAACTGAGCCATCCCGGCGCGGGCGGGTGCCTCGCGTTCGACGGCGCCGACCTGGTGGGCGCGACGTACGGCTGGACGGCACCGGCCAGGCTGCCCCGGGGAACGGAGTTCGAGGTAGCCGTCGCCGACGCCGCACCGCCGGAAGCGATACCACGGATGGTTGCCCCGTCGACCGTGGTCGCCGAATTGATGGTCACCGGCACACACCGGCGACGCGGGGTCGCCAGGCGGCTACTCGAGACCTATCTGGCGGGCAAGCCGGCCGCATGGTTGGTGACACATCGCGACGGTGACGCCCCGGCGTTCTACCGCAGGACAGGCTGGCGGGAGGAATCGGCGTTCCGGTCAGTTGGCAACCCCCTGCTGCTGTTCACCTGGAGCGGGCACTGA
- a CDS encoding ABC transporter ATP-binding protein: MSALPLRVTDLTVRLDGRTVVTGATVLCDAGEVVAVVGPNGSGKTSLLRAVYRALRPAAGAVHVGDDDVWRTGARAMARVLTALPQERPSDVDLTVAEVVGLGRLPHHGSREEHRAAVAAAMTSAEVAHLAGRRFSHLSGGERQRVLLARVLAQRTGVLVLDEPTNHLDVAHQLQTLRLVRDRRMTTLAALHDLNLAAAYADRIVLLERGSVVAAGPAEQVLQPELVRRVFGVSSQLTRHPVTGRAHLFVWDDEP; this comes from the coding sequence GTGAGCGCGCTGCCGCTGCGGGTCACCGACCTGACGGTGCGGCTGGACGGGCGGACGGTGGTGACCGGCGCGACGGTGCTGTGCGACGCGGGTGAGGTGGTCGCGGTGGTCGGCCCGAACGGAAGCGGCAAAACGTCGCTGCTGCGGGCGGTCTACCGGGCGCTACGCCCGGCAGCCGGTGCGGTGCACGTCGGTGACGACGATGTGTGGCGTACGGGCGCGCGGGCGATGGCCCGAGTGTTGACCGCGTTGCCTCAGGAACGGCCCTCCGACGTCGATCTGACTGTCGCCGAGGTCGTCGGGTTGGGCAGGTTGCCGCATCACGGCAGCCGCGAGGAGCATCGGGCGGCGGTCGCTGCGGCGATGACCTCGGCGGAGGTGGCTCATCTGGCGGGCCGGCGGTTCTCCCACCTGTCGGGCGGCGAACGTCAGCGGGTGCTGCTGGCCAGGGTGCTCGCGCAGCGTACCGGCGTGCTGGTCCTGGACGAGCCGACCAATCATCTGGACGTCGCGCATCAGCTGCAGACACTGCGGCTGGTGCGGGACCGGCGGATGACGACGCTCGCCGCTCTGCACGATCTGAACCTCGCCGCCGCATACGCCGACCGGATCGTATTGCTGGAGCGCGGAAGTGTCGTCGCCGCCGGACCGGCCGAGCAGGTCCTGCAGCCGGAACTGGTCCGCCGGGTGTTCGGGGTGTCGTCGCAGCTGACCCGGCATCCGGTCACCGGGCGGGCGCACCTGTTCGTGTGGGATGACGAGCCGTGA
- a CDS encoding ABC transporter substrate-binding protein, translating into MTAAVAVAAMTVAACGEPARAPESQPSAGAGFPVTVQECGGKSVTVQKRPERVVPLSATMLEHLFWLGVQGSVAGSGESVRPGTFPQQFQADGEKVKSLTGPYVPGSYDPVSREVLLAERPDLVISDFASTFNTAGAATQADLAARSVPSYLAFSTDCASEGAAQTNLDLVYRDLENVGRLTGAQPRAAELVAGMRSKVDAVRSTVASAAPPTVWVFTVEEAVDGQPGSALGNRHTVNAVIELAGGRNVFGDVAESFATTTWEEIAKRKPDVILLLSYGYGGEPERQKAYAAGKKALAENPATRNLAAVVEGRYATMDYWLVAAGSVRNADGVTELARQLHPDLFR; encoded by the coding sequence TTGACGGCCGCGGTTGCGGTCGCGGCGATGACCGTGGCGGCCTGTGGCGAACCGGCCAGGGCACCCGAGTCGCAGCCGTCAGCCGGTGCGGGTTTCCCGGTGACGGTGCAGGAGTGCGGTGGTAAGAGCGTCACGGTGCAGAAGCGACCCGAACGGGTGGTGCCGTTGAGCGCAACGATGCTGGAGCATCTGTTCTGGCTGGGTGTGCAGGGCTCCGTGGCCGGGTCCGGGGAGTCGGTGCGTCCTGGGACGTTCCCCCAGCAGTTTCAGGCCGACGGTGAGAAGGTGAAGAGCCTGACCGGCCCGTATGTTCCGGGCAGTTATGACCCCGTGAGCCGGGAGGTGCTGCTCGCTGAGCGCCCCGATCTGGTGATCAGCGACTTCGCGTCGACGTTCAACACGGCCGGTGCGGCGACCCAGGCTGATCTGGCGGCCCGGAGTGTGCCGTCTTACCTGGCCTTTTCCACCGACTGCGCGTCGGAGGGTGCCGCCCAGACGAATCTGGATCTGGTCTACCGGGATCTGGAGAACGTCGGTCGGTTGACCGGGGCGCAGCCACGGGCGGCGGAGCTGGTCGCCGGGATGCGTTCGAAGGTGGACGCCGTGCGGTCCACGGTCGCGTCGGCGGCGCCGCCCACGGTGTGGGTGTTCACCGTCGAGGAGGCCGTCGACGGCCAGCCGGGTTCGGCGCTGGGTAACCGGCACACGGTGAACGCGGTGATCGAGCTCGCCGGTGGCCGTAACGTGTTCGGCGACGTCGCCGAGAGTTTCGCGACGACGACGTGGGAGGAGATCGCCAAGCGCAAGCCGGACGTGATCCTGCTGCTCAGCTACGGATATGGCGGTGAGCCGGAGCGGCAGAAGGCCTACGCGGCAGGTAAGAAGGCCCTCGCGGAGAACCCGGCGACCCGCAACCTCGCCGCTGTGGTCGAGGGCCGCTACGCGACCATGGACTACTGGCTGGTGGCCGCCGGGAGCGTCCGTAACGCCGACGGGGTGACCGAACTGGCCCGGCAGCTGCATCCGGACCTGTTCCGGTAG
- a CDS encoding superoxide dismutase, with protein MAVYTLPDMPYDYGALEPAMSGEILELHHSKHHAAYVKGSNDALDRLAEARDKGDYGTLVGLEKTFAFNLSGHVLHSIFWNNLSPDGGDRPEGELAAAIDEHFGSFEGFSGQLSAATKGVQGSGWGVLAWEPLSRRLIVEQVYDHHGNVGQGSTPVLVFDAWEHAYYLQYRNVRPDYVDRLWNLVNWTDVTSRFDAARASQPKI; from the coding sequence ATGGCCGTCTACACGCTTCCCGATATGCCCTACGACTACGGCGCTCTCGAACCCGCGATGTCGGGCGAGATCCTGGAGTTGCACCACAGCAAGCACCACGCCGCGTACGTCAAGGGCAGCAACGACGCCCTGGACCGGTTGGCTGAGGCACGCGACAAGGGCGACTACGGCACCCTGGTCGGGCTGGAGAAGACCTTCGCGTTCAACCTCTCCGGCCACGTCCTGCACTCGATCTTCTGGAACAACCTCTCACCGGACGGCGGCGACCGCCCCGAGGGCGAACTGGCCGCCGCGATCGACGAGCATTTCGGCTCGTTCGAGGGGTTCTCCGGACAGCTCTCCGCCGCCACCAAGGGCGTGCAGGGCTCGGGCTGGGGCGTGCTGGCCTGGGAGCCGCTGAGCCGCCGGTTGATCGTCGAACAGGTCTACGACCACCACGGCAACGTCGGGCAGGGCTCCACTCCGGTCCTGGTCTTCGACGCCTGGGAGCACGCCTACTACCTGCAGTACCGCAACGTCCGCCCGGACTACGTCGACCGACTCTGGAACCTGGTCAACTGGACCGACGTCACGAGCCGGTTCGACGCCGCCCGAGCCAGCCAACCCAAGATCTGA
- a CDS encoding ABC transporter ATP-binding protein: MSGDAVVPLWRGVRLMLGFARPGRYRLAAAVALTAAATAGEVAVYVVLAHVGALLLAGQATVTQVLTLTAVALAVSVVRSGLWAWGLAVSHDVAFDVLSVRLRGRLVERLHQVPLGRVTGPRAGVMRALLTDDVEELEVFVAHGVPEMVSAAVVWLAVTGWLFSVDPMLAGVAVAVVVLAFAALTRALRDSDVMQARTHAAWSAFSGGLLEVIRGLPVLHLLPGAAGHGPVRRACDCADAYAARESDWAQAFRPAGTAFAVLLAAPLAVLLPAGLWRLDTGAITPTDLIVVLVVGGGYSAPLLRFYHHAMRLALLTSAANGLQELLDTPALPAVGIAPAVTVGRGRLEFRDVTFAYPGVDRPAVADLSLTCEPGTMTALVGASGAGKTTLVRLAGRFFDPQTGAVLIDGVDVRQLPAARLRQLVTFVFQDVFLFDDTVAANLRVGRPNATAGQMWEALRAARLDDVVEALPAGLQTPLGERGGRLSAGERQRLAIARAILHDAPIVVLDEATAHVDPDNATLVQDALSSLVAGRTLLVVAHRLRTVAEADTIAVLDSGRLVETGRHADLLAARGRYASWWRS; encoded by the coding sequence GTGAGCGGTGACGCGGTCGTGCCGCTGTGGCGTGGGGTGCGGCTGATGCTGGGTTTCGCCCGGCCAGGACGGTACCGGTTGGCTGCCGCGGTGGCGCTGACTGCGGCGGCGACGGCGGGGGAGGTGGCTGTCTACGTCGTGCTCGCACACGTCGGCGCACTGCTGCTCGCCGGACAAGCCACGGTCACGCAGGTGCTCACCTTGACGGCGGTGGCGCTGGCGGTGTCGGTGGTCCGGTCGGGGCTGTGGGCGTGGGGGCTGGCGGTCAGCCATGATGTCGCATTCGACGTGTTGTCGGTGCGGTTGCGTGGGCGGCTGGTGGAGCGTCTGCATCAGGTTCCGCTCGGCCGGGTCACCGGCCCGCGTGCCGGCGTGATGCGGGCTCTGCTGACGGACGACGTGGAAGAGCTTGAGGTTTTCGTCGCCCACGGCGTGCCGGAGATGGTGTCGGCTGCGGTGGTGTGGCTGGCGGTGACCGGATGGCTGTTCAGCGTGGACCCGATGCTCGCGGGAGTCGCGGTGGCGGTGGTGGTGCTGGCGTTCGCCGCCTTGACCCGCGCCTTGCGGGACAGCGACGTTATGCAGGCACGTACCCATGCCGCGTGGTCGGCGTTCAGCGGAGGGCTGCTGGAGGTGATTCGCGGTCTGCCGGTGCTGCACCTGCTGCCGGGAGCCGCTGGGCACGGCCCGGTGCGCCGGGCCTGCGACTGCGCGGACGCGTACGCCGCCCGGGAGAGTGACTGGGCGCAGGCTTTCCGGCCGGCCGGGACGGCGTTCGCCGTGCTGCTGGCCGCACCTCTGGCGGTGCTGCTGCCGGCCGGGCTGTGGCGGCTTGACACCGGCGCGATCACGCCGACCGATCTGATCGTGGTCCTCGTCGTGGGCGGTGGATACAGTGCGCCCCTGCTGCGCTTCTATCACCATGCGATGCGGCTGGCGTTGCTCACCAGCGCAGCCAACGGGCTGCAGGAACTGCTCGACACGCCGGCGTTGCCGGCGGTTGGCATCGCCCCGGCCGTCACGGTCGGCCGGGGCCGGTTGGAGTTCCGTGACGTCACGTTCGCCTATCCCGGCGTGGACCGGCCCGCCGTCGCGGACCTGTCGCTGACGTGTGAACCGGGGACGATGACGGCGCTGGTCGGGGCGTCCGGGGCGGGCAAGACGACCCTGGTGCGGCTGGCCGGACGATTCTTCGATCCGCAGACCGGAGCGGTGCTCATCGACGGCGTCGACGTCCGCCAACTCCCGGCTGCACGACTGCGGCAGCTCGTCACCTTCGTCTTTCAGGACGTCTTCCTGTTCGACGACACGGTGGCCGCGAATCTGCGGGTCGGGCGGCCGAACGCCACGGCGGGGCAGATGTGGGAGGCGTTGCGGGCAGCACGTCTGGATGATGTCGTCGAAGCGTTGCCCGCAGGGCTGCAGACACCGCTGGGGGAACGCGGCGGCCGGCTCTCCGCCGGTGAGCGGCAGCGCCTGGCGATCGCCCGCGCGATCTTGCACGATGCCCCTATCGTCGTCCTGGACGAGGCCACCGCACACGTAGACCCGGACAACGCGACCTTGGTACAGGACGCGCTGAGCAGTCTCGTCGCCGGGCGCACCCTGCTGGTCGTCGCCCATCGTCTGCGCACGGTTGCCGAGGCCGACACCATCGCGGTCCTCGACAGTGGCCGGCTGGTCGAGACCGGCCGGCATGCCGATCTGCTGGCGGCCCGGGGCCGCTACGCCAGTTGGTGGCGGTCATGA
- a CDS encoding superoxide dismutase — translation MTHPQTTAEAVQRAAGVIGARHRGDLAGAEALLAAFPSEQAKTLGFYLLADLTLGLLRAQTGQSMDDLVRELSLHLATAGHNPPAAGERS, via the coding sequence GTGACCCACCCCCAAACCACCGCGGAAGCCGTACAGCGGGCTGCTGGCGTGATCGGGGCCCGACACCGTGGAGACCTCGCCGGCGCCGAGGCGCTGCTGGCCGCGTTTCCCAGTGAACAGGCCAAGACCCTCGGGTTCTATCTCCTCGCCGACCTCACGCTCGGGCTGCTCCGCGCTCAGACTGGGCAATCCATGGACGACCTGGTCCGTGAGCTGTCCCTGCATCTCGCCACCGCCGGGCACAATCCACCGGCGGCCGGCGAACGGTCATAG
- a CDS encoding Fur family transcriptional regulator: MTAGTGNDVVAKVAAALRNNGDRMTASRRAVVEVLLHEPGHMSAEQVAAAAAHVHRSSVYRALETLTGLGFVQHVHLGHGSTAYHLISHTGPHLHAQCRSCGTVYDLPGPLLDAVARRLDQELGFHLEAHHVALSGTCADCTTRAA; the protein is encoded by the coding sequence ATGACTGCCGGGACGGGGAACGACGTCGTGGCCAAGGTGGCGGCCGCGCTACGGAACAACGGCGACCGGATGACCGCCTCACGCCGCGCCGTCGTCGAGGTCCTGCTCCACGAACCCGGCCACATGAGTGCCGAGCAGGTCGCTGCGGCAGCCGCCCACGTACACCGGTCCAGCGTCTACCGCGCCCTTGAGACACTCACCGGCCTCGGCTTCGTCCAGCACGTCCACCTCGGCCACGGCTCCACCGCCTACCACCTCATCAGCCACACCGGCCCGCATCTGCACGCACAATGCCGCTCCTGCGGCACCGTCTACGACTTGCCAGGACCGCTGCTCGACGCGGTCGCCCGCCGGCTCGACCAAGAACTCGGCTTCCATCTCGAGGCCCACCACGTCGCACTGTCCGGGACCTGCGCCGACTGCACCACACGGGCCGCGTAA